GAAATTTAGAAGTGGAAAATCATCGCAGAAAATAGCTAAGTTGGCCTTAGAAGGCTTTCAAAAGCAAACCGCTAACATCCGATGAAATAATAAAGAAAAACACTTTTGAACGTAATCCATAAAAAAAAATCAAAAATAACGTTGGGAACGTTCAAAAAAGAAAAACCTTCGTATCCAAAAATATTGACCAACTGGTTGATTGTAGCCAAGACTACAATCACTGGTGCACAGAAAGCTAAAACTAAAGGATATCAACAGGTTTACAATTGAAAATTAGAAGTTTCGCATTTATCTTTATTATTGTATTATCAACTTCGTCTATTATCCTAAATCTTTTTTTTGGGTGGCACTATTTGTATAAAGAAAAGCATAATACTGCAAAGTTTACAAAAACGAATAGTTTAGTTACACAAGTAACGGCTAAATTCGAAAAAGCCTATAAAATACCAGAGGAAAAAATCCACTCTGTTTATGTAAAACCGCATCCTCCTGCCTTCTTAGAAGGTCGCGAGTTACATTATAAAGATTATTATGTTCAGGAAAAAGATGGCCAGAAAAAAGTTACATTTTTAGAAATCCACGCAAACAAATGGATTCATACAACAGTAAGTAGTGAGGCAATTGTTTGGAAATGAAATTATTTTCTCGTCATCTTGCACTTTCACTAATTTTGTTTTATTTTTCAACTTTAGAGGCTAATGACGCATACAAAAAAGGTGTGATACTTGTTCAGGGTAAAGAAGCGGTATTAGGTGAATATACAAAAACCGAAAACGGAGTTTTTGTCAGAAACGATTCCGTTGGTCGAATGATTACGAATGAACAACTACAGGGGATAGTCTCTGAAGAATACTATTTTATAATTCAAAAAGGTTCACGATCAAAGGCTGCCTGGGAATCACTCATCTACTTTGATGCTGGAGCAAGCTACCAATGGCACTCAAGCAAAGAGAAAACAGAACAAGAGGATTTCTATATCCGCATCATCAAGTTAAGTTTGGTTCTTACAACCGGAATTTTCTTTTGGGATGCACAACAGGCAAATAACGCAGTTAAAAATTCATACATCGGATTAAGTAATAATGTAGAAAAGAAATTTGATTCTAGCTATAGAAATTATCAAATAGCTGGGCTACTTACTTTGTTCACTTTTTCATATTCAACAATAAATGCACATCTTCGCTTTGGACGCAATGAGCAAAACGAAGATTTAGATATTCCGGCAAGAAACTTAACAAGATTTAGTTCTTTCTATCAATATAGAGATACGCCAAACATGATCGCCAAAAATAATATTGAGTTCTCTTTTATTAAAACTTTTTAAGGAAAAATTCATGCTAAAAAAAATTCAAACTTTGAAACCATTAGTAGCACTGATTTACATCGCTTTCTTTTATAACTGTATCGATAAAGGAAGCGCTAATTTTTTGCCTGTTTTTTTGGGTGGCACAAAACCATATATATACGAAGATTTAGGACTTCCTGCTTCTCCTGAGGAGCCTGGACAAGCATCGCTACCAATTATATCTGCTGAAGAGTCGGAAGCTATTGAAGCTTTGTTAAAGGAACTTTCAGAATTTGAAATATTAACAGATGTGGGAATGAAAAAACAATCTGTTGAAGGTTGGAAGACAATTCAATTCGCAAAACCATCGGATAAAGAAATTGATGATAAAATTTATAGAGAGTCTATAGGACAAAATGTTCCGGATAAGGTTGCTGGGACGAAAGAGGAATTAATTGCAAAGGAGTCCCAGGAGGCAGATCAGTTTTTTGGAAGAATTGAATCAGATTTTCCATTGTATAGCATAGATGATTTGATAAATGTTAGAAAGCGACTAACTCTATCATTAATAATGATTCGTCTGGAAATAGACTTCGGTGATAGAAACTCAGGTATACCTATCGATCTCCTAACTATAATCAGAACAAAAACTGTAGCACTCAGGCAAAAAGTTTCGGAAGAGCTTTTGAAAAGAGGTGTAACTAAACTATGAAAAGGAAATTTCTGTTGGTAATCGTATTTATTTTGTTAATCCTCACTTCTTGTCAAAAAGAAGAAGATTATTGGAAAACTTCGCCTGAATTCAAACTTTTTGTCCTACGTGAAATTCTGTGGCAACAAGGCAACTGTCTCTCACCAAATTCAATACTAGAAAAAGGAGTAAGTTATAGTATTACTCTTAAAGCAGGAGAGAGGTTCTGGTTTGATTTTAAGGAGAGACGCAGTGCAGATTCATTCAAATTTAGGAATTATACATTGAATGTTTTTAAGCTATCGAATGACAAAATAGGCAGTCGGTCAGTAAGTTGTCGTTCATCCGTTAAATCAGACACATCCCTTTACATGGGCGAAGAATTATCTTCAACACAACTGCAATTCAAATATACTGAAAATGGTAATCAACAGAGAGGTTATTTTCTGGAGGGTATATCAGAGAATTCTACTTATTCTATTATTCACTCAATAACGGAAGAACTCCAATGATAGAATTTTCTAGATATAATGCCTTTTTATTTTTGGCCTTCGTATTTGTATGTAGCTCCTCTTTAATTGCTCAGGGTCTCGATCCTGATTGCAATCGGACTAATTTCGACCCCGAGAGGACTCTGGTTACATTTTATGGAGACTCTCTAGGTGATTACATAGACCAAGAAGGTTATGGTTATTTCGGCTGGGAAACGTATCTAACGATACAGAACCCTCAAATTAATTGGAAAATTCAGAACTTAGCCGCTGGAGGTTGGACAACTAGAGATGTATATAATCTAATTAGTCACTGTTCCAGGAACGAAATTAACCGAAATGCGTATAAAACAGCAGACAATGTCGCCATAGAAATCGGAGGTAATGATTATAGAGATAACCTAGCTCTACTAATGTGGATGCCCTGGAAGCTTGGAGCCGTAGATCAAAGAGTTACCTACAATACGCGCGTTTTAGTACGAATGCTCCGAAATCCTCTCCGACGAAAAAATGTGCTATTGATGGGAAACTTTCCTGCAATTGCAAAAAGTCCAACTCTTGGAAATTACACTGATTACTTTGTATATTTTAAATACTGGCCAACAGGTCAGCTAATGAATGCTGCTGAAGTAATTAAAAATGAAAAGATAAAAGAACAATGGAATGAAGCTGTGAAGGATTTAATGCAAACTCTTGTTTATAATTTCGATCAAGCATTCAAGTTAATCCGAGATGCCTTGATTTTTGATGGTACGGTTCAAAGCATGTCTGATATGAAGAGTTACTTTGATGGGAATATTTCGCCAACTGGCCAGGATGAGTGGTATTGGCGTTGGTTACAAGACAGTTTGAAAAACCCAATATCGCATGTAATAAGTATAGGTTTACTAATTCACCAACCAAGTCTCGAAGCAATGGTTAACGAAGAAAATGCATATAACAATATCTATACATATACGGAAGAAAATAAAACGCCCGTTACGATTTCCTATACAGCAGGAGGTGTTCGATTTCTTCCTCTTTATACATACTTTTTGAGACAGACAGATGCTTTCTATGGGCATCCATACGTTGCGAATCCTAATTTATATTCCGATTTAGTTCATCTCAATCACGTTGGCTACTATCTCTGGTCTTATCATGTGGAAAAGAAGTTTTCAGAAATGGGGTGGACTAGTCTTCCGGAACCAACAGATTATAATGGGCAAGCCTGCAGACATTGGAATTGTGGGCGGACTGAGAAACCACCATTAGGATCAGTAATCCAAGACCCCACTCCTGCCGACGTTGTTGTCCAGCCAGAACCAATTGACTGGGCACTATTATTCTGTTTTTTAACTGGAAAATGCTGGTAAGAATAAATGAATTAACGATCTTGAGCTACTTCCTATTAATACTCAGTCTTTGTTGTAGCTCTGGATGCATTGAGATGAAGACTCCGAATCCTTCTTCATTAATTTTGGCACTACCCGCGCAAAAAAATATATATACGGGTCAAATTTTTAATGGATGTTTAGTGACAGCACAAAGAAATACTGATAGATTCTCTATCTGTTTTGCAATCGCTTCAGAAAAATGCAAATTAGATTTCTTTCAAAATCTCAAAACCGAAGTAATACTTCAGAAAAGAAAAGATGACTTAACATTTATCAATATTAATCTACCAAATTGTTCTGTTGGTACTGGATCACTTTTTGCAAAATATAATGCAATGTTTGCACCAGCATCATCAGTTCTGAAAGATTACATGGATATAAATGGTCCGATTCATGAAGGTGATATTCTTCTTACAAGTCTTCCTTCTTGTGGGGATTCGGGTTTTTTGGAAGCTAAATATTTAAGTGATGAATTTTTGCGTTTATTGAATTCCAATGAGCTTGGTTCAACTAATTCTGTAGAGGTAGAATTAGCAATGATAGAATCAACCACAAGTTCTTGTATTGATGATTTAAGTTTTCAAAGTAGTTTTCTACCAATCTTGACTGGAATTAGAGAAAAAAGATTTGCGCGAGGGATTCCATGTTCATTTCAAAATGATCTCAATTATGAATTATGCCCAAACCTTTAATATTAATATGTCTTTCATTTAGTTTCTGTTCCCAAGAGAATCCCATATCCAAAAATCTAGTTTTCCAAACTTACTTATCAAAATTGTATGTAGACACTAGTTACACAGGTTGCAATAAACATTCCTTATCGGAAAATATAGAATTTTCAGACCCAATAGGCGATGTCAAAATAGGATTTCTAAAACCTCCCCCTTCAAATTTAAGTTTTCAGGAATTAGCTGGTGGGAAAATTTCTATCTCAAAATACAAACTAACGCTCTCGTTAGATCTACAATCATTATCAGACACAGTGATTATAAATAATGTACCCCAAAACAATGAAGATTCTGAATTTTTTTTAGGTTATCAATTCTATGGGACAAGTGATTTAACAGTTGGAATAAATCACTTGTCAAACGGGGATAAAAAATCCGTATTTTGGAATCATTTCCAAGTGACCGTTTATGAAAATTTTGCTGCGATTGCATCCTGTGGTAATTCAATCCAAAACCAGAATACTCTAACATTTAATTGCGACAAAACGTTAATTCCTGCTCTTCAGTCGTTAAATGAAAAATCAGAATTCAATGCAGAAGTAACTGATAGATCAAGCGGAGAAATTTACAAGGATTGTTATTGATCCTTTTTGTAATCGCAAGATAAATACAATTATGCTGCCAAGAATTCGATTTCATTGAAATAAAATAGACAAAAAAGGAAAATTTGGAAAGACACGTCTTCAAGTGGTGGAGGTAGATCTTCTCGATCTGGGACTGCCCTAACGCAACGGAATCCCTTATATATTCCTTGCTTATACCCTTGTGCGCCATACAATGAACCTCGTATGGACGAGAAACAAAAACTAAAATTTATCAAAGATAATTTTTGGAAAAAAATCAAAGAAACAGGAAAGAAAATTCCTTTCTTAAAAGATGTAATCGCTATGTATTACTGCTTACTCGACGAAAACACATCTCTATCTGCCAAAGCCTCTATCGTTTTGGCATTGCTCTATTTTATCTCGCCAGTCGATGCCATCCCCGATATTATTTTGGCACTCGGATATACCGATGATGCGGGTGTAATTGCTACAACCCTACTCATCATCAAATCCCAATTAAAACCAGAACACTATGCTAAAGCAAACGAATCCTTATCGAACGAAAAGGATTCATAACAAAATACATAAGGATCATCTTCCAATCCAAAGATAGCAAGATGATCCATCTTTCTAAGATTCTATTGCCTTACGTTTCTAACTCCTTCTTAAAAGTTTAGAAAAAGAAATCTTTGAAAAGATATGTTTAAAATCCTCTTTGATTCTATACAACACAGGAACAAAGACCAAGGTCACACCGGTGGCAAAGAACAATCCCCAACCAAAAGCAAGCGAGAGTGGTTGCACAAATGGATCCAGAGTGGGTATCCCGTAGGCACTCGGCACAAGTCCAATCACAGTACTGATCGTTGTTAAAAAGATCGGTCGCAAACGAATGGCACCACCATTGATGATGGCGTCTTCAATCGACATTCCTTGCATTCGTAATTCCTCAATAAAGGTAATGAGGATAAGAGTGTTGGCCACAATGGAACCACTGAGTGCCACAATCGCAAGTGTACTCATAAAACTGAGTGGCATTCCATGTGTCATGAGCGCAAACAACACACCCACAATTCCAAAAGGAATCGATCCAATGATCACAGTAGTTGTTCCTACCGAGTTAAAAAACACGATAAAAATTCCAAAAATTACCGCAACCGCAAGTAACATCGAGATTCCTAAATCCCGAAATGACTTTCCAGCATCTTCCTGTTCACCACCAAAGATCACCGAATAGGCGTTTGCTGCATATTTATCCACATTCACAAGGTTCTTAAGTTGTCGGTTTACAAAAAGAGATGTTGTTTTATCAGTATCAACGGAAGCTTCGAGTCGCACCACACGTTGCAGGTCTTGACGGTTGATCATGGAATAATCCCGATCCTTTTCAAAATAGGCAACTTGGTTTAGAGGTATGAGTCTTCTATTTTTATTTTCCACTTTTACTAAATTCAAACTAGATACAGAATGTCTTTCTGCTTCTGGGAAACGAACGAGGATATTAATTTTATCTTCACCCTTACTGATAGTCGATGCGACTTCCCCATTAAAGGCAGTCCGAACCGATCGGGCAATGTCCCGGGCACTTACATCGGTTCTCCCTGCAATTTCATCTTTAACAAAGAATCTGTATTCTTCTTTACCAAGCTCCAAATCAATACGAATGTCAGAAACTCCATCCATTTTTTTCAATTCTTTGATGTAGAGATCAGCAATCTCTTGAATGACATCAAAATCAGCACCGCGGATCTCTAAACTCACCGGTTTTCCCACTGGTGGCCCTTTGATCCGAGCATTCACATCATAGATCATCTCTTTTGGAAAATTTCCTGAAACTTTATTTTCCTGAATATATTCCCGAATTTTTTTCACAAGAACTCTTGCATCTTCCCATTCTTTCCGATCTGCTGCTGTCACTAGCTTCATTGTTAGGTGAGAACGATGTACCTCTTGCCCTGGTTTTGGATCGGTAATAGGATTTTCATGAATTCCAATCCGGCTACGTAAATGGACAAAGTCCTTTCCCGCCATTTTGGTCACAGCAGGTTCCATTTTCTCAATAATTTCAAGGTTTTTCTGGAGTGTAGTTCCAATCGGCATCCAAACTTTAATTTCAATATCTTCTTCACTTCCTGAAGGAAACATTACGAAAGGTAAAAACCTTCCCGCGAGAAATAAGGTAAAGAAAAAGATAAATGTAAAAATCGAAAGAACAAAAATCCTGTGTTTCAAAGCAAACGTCATCGTTCGTTTGTAACCAGAAATTACATACCCAAAGGCTCCTTCTTTCTCTTCTATGGTTTCATTTTTTTTAATTTTACCTTGGTATGTTTTTGGTAAAAACTTATTTAGCCAGTTTGGTAAAAAAACAAGGGCAAACAAAAGGGAACTAGCAAGCGTTACAAGAACCACAGCAGGGATTCCCAAAATGAATTTACCAATCACCCCACTCATAAACAAAAGTGGGAAAAAAGCAGCGGATATCACTAGAAACGATACAAGTAGTGGGACTAAAACATCTTTGAAGGTCTGCAAAATAGCATCTCGCCTCTCCATCCCTTCTTGCATCAAACGATAAGTATTTTCAGCAACAACAATGGAGTTATCCACCATCATACCAAGAACCATCACCATTCCAAAAATGGTAATGGTATTGATGGTAAACCCAAACTGTTTTAGAAAGATAAAGGAAATGAGAAAGATAAAAATGATGGCAACACTAATCATAATACTTAATCTCATACCCAAAATAAAGATAAGAGAAAGTAATACTAAAACGAGCCCCGTTTCAAAATTCAAAATTAAGTCACCGAGTTGGCGACGAACATCCCTACTTTTATCATCATAAATTTTTGTTTCGACTTCTGGAAAGTTTCCTTCCATAGAAGACACTAAAGTTTTTACGGTATCTGCTGTGGTTATGATATCAGCTTGGTCCGTTTTCCAGACTCGTAAAATGATACTATTTTTTCCATTTAACTTTTCGTAGGTTTTTTCTTCTTCAAAACCATCAACTACCTTTGCTACGTCTTTCAAAACTGTCGCAAAACCCAATTCATTTCCTAAAATTGGAACAAAAAGCATATCCTTTGCTTCTTCAAAGTCACCCCTTGTACGCAATAGGTATTCAGTTCCGTTAACTTTTAATCGTCCAGAAGGAATGTTGATGTTCCGAGAGCCGAGGGCATTTAGCACTGTATTCAGACCAACTTCTTTTGCATTTAAGGCATGTGGATTAACTTCCACGAGAAACTCTCGGTTTCTATAGCCAATTTTTTCAATTTCAGCAATTTCCTTAATTTGGAAAAAGCGATCTTCAAATGCTTTTGCAGTGTCACGTAACTTCCGATAGTCGCCAATCGAATCTTTGGAATCCTCTTTTAAAGAAAGAGCAAGACTGATTACTTCTTGTTTTTCAGTGGTAATCTCCCTTACTTTCGGTTTTTGTGCATTATCAGGAAGCCGAACGGAATCAACGGCATCTTTAATATCATCCAAAACCTTCTTTGTATTTTTGGTTCCTTCAACAATAAAGACCATGATCACACTTACGTTCTCTAAGTTATAACTCCGGATTTTATCAATCTTTGCTACCGCCCGCAATTTTTTTTCAATGGGGATGGCAACCAATCGTTCAATCTCTTCGGGTGTGGCTCCCGGAAGTGGTGCTTCGATGACTATCTTATCGAGTGCCACATTCGGGAATGCCTCCCTATGCATGGAAAGTAAACGTGAAAGTCCAATCAAAACGAAAAGGACTAAAATGAATTGAATGATAAGAGTTTTATCGGTAATGAATTTTGCAATGTTCTGCATTCGCTACTTCCCAAAAAGTGAATCTAAAGACAAAAAAGTTGACTAACTGGTCAGTTTTTAATCTGAGAGGAGAAAAACAACAGATTTTGATTCGGGATCGAGAATTTCTATCTAAAGAAATATTAGCTAAGTAGGCAAATTCCGTATATCTGCTGTAACTTGTGTCAATTCATAGTCGGTCTATGTCGATTGGACAAATAAACCGAGAGGCTGGCGATTAAACCTTCCCGAACAAGAGAAGTTAGCTTCCCGCATTAGTGTGTGGAGGTTATTTTTTGGTCCTTAATGCTATTAGGTATCTAACCATTTCAGAAGTGCCTGCTTTAAATTCTCTTTTTGGACTGGTTTACTAATGTAATCATTCATTCCAATTCCAAGGCATTTCTCTTTTTCTCCAGCGATGATTCCAGCGGTCACTGCAATGATTGGCAAGTTTTTGCCGTTGGGAAGTTTTCTAATTTCTTTTGTTGCATCATATCCGTTCATCACGGGCATTTGTATGTCCATAAGGATGAGGGCTAGTGGTTCTTCTAAAAAGACTTGAATTGCCTCTTCGCCATTTTGAGCTTCTAAGATTTTAACTTCCGGCAGAATCCGTTTGATAAAATTCTTCATCAGACCAAGATTCACAGGATTGTCTTCGACTACCAAAATTTTTGAAGTTCCATCGATTGAAGATTGGAAATTTCTTCCTTTCTTCATATCGTTCGTATCCGATTCCACTAGTTTAAGCTGTGGATCAAAATCAGGAACTCTCAGTTGGATATCAAAATAGAATTCGCTCCCTTCGTTTAATTCACTTTTTAATTGCAAATCAGATTTCATTAAAGCAAGCAACTGTTTACAGATTGCCAATCCCAGGCCAGTTCCACCAAACCTACGTGTGGTGGAAAAGTCTTCCTGAGTAAAAGAATCAAATATTTTTTCTTGGCTATCTTTAGCGATTCCAATCCCAGTGTCCTTTATAGAAATTCTGAGATTTACAGGATTTGTTTCTGATATATCTAATCTTTTTACATTACATTCCACATAACCAGTTTCAGTGAATTTGATAGCATTCCCCAATAAGTTTAAAATCACTTGCCTTAAACGATTCGAATCAAACATAAGAAGCGGAGGAATGTTTTCATCTATATGAAATTGAATATCGAGTCCCTTGATGATGGCTTGGATATTCATGATTTTGATTGCTTCAAGAACCAATTTTTTTAGATTGTATGCTTCTTCTGCGAGCTGCAACTTCCCTGCTTCTGCCTTTGAAAAATCCAAGATATCATTTACAATATTAAGCAAAGCATGGGCAGATTGTTTTACAATTTGCGCATATTCGTTGTAAGATGAGTCCTCTAAAGTTTCCGCAAGTAAATCAGAGTAACCGATGATGCCATTGAGAGGGGTTCGAATTTCGTGGCTCATATTCGCTAAAAATTCCGACTTAGCACTGTAAGCTTTTTCCGCAAATTCCTTGGCAAGTTTTAATTCTAACTTTGTTTCATAGGCTTCGGTAATGTCACGAGTAAACATTAAAATTCCGCCAATACCACCACCAAGTTGGCTCCATGGACGAATTTCCCATTGAAGCACCTGGTCTTTCTCCCAACCTGGTGGCCTCCAAACATCTTCGTCTTTTTTTAAGACTTCCCCGCGTAACCCACGTGAGTGGATATCTTTCCATTGTTGGCTAATATTGGGAAAAATTTCATAATGACTTTTTCCTATGATCTCTTCCTTGGTCAAAGGGATTCTATAGTCTTCGATCCATCGTTGGCTCAGAGCTACATACCGCATTTCTTGATCTAACATAGCAACAGCGGCCGGAGCATGTTCCACAAAAGACCATAAAATTGCTGTTTGGGCGGCGAGTGCCATCTCCCATTTTTTACGTTCATTGATATCTTGGATGATTCCGTAAATTTTTACA
Above is a window of Leptospira wolbachii serovar Codice str. CDC DNA encoding:
- a CDS encoding LIC10707 family hydrolase, translating into MIEFSRYNAFLFLAFVFVCSSSLIAQGLDPDCNRTNFDPERTLVTFYGDSLGDYIDQEGYGYFGWETYLTIQNPQINWKIQNLAAGGWTTRDVYNLISHCSRNEINRNAYKTADNVAIEIGGNDYRDNLALLMWMPWKLGAVDQRVTYNTRVLVRMLRNPLRRKNVLLMGNFPAIAKSPTLGNYTDYFVYFKYWPTGQLMNAAEVIKNEKIKEQWNEAVKDLMQTLVYNFDQAFKLIRDALIFDGTVQSMSDMKSYFDGNISPTGQDEWYWRWLQDSLKNPISHVISIGLLIHQPSLEAMVNEENAYNNIYTYTEENKTPVTISYTAGGVRFLPLYTYFLRQTDAFYGHPYVANPNLYSDLVHLNHVGYYLWSYHVEKKFSEMGWTSLPEPTDYNGQACRHWNCGRTEKPPLGSVIQDPTPADVVVQPEPIDWALLFCFLTGKCW
- a CDS encoding YkvA family protein produces the protein MDEKQKLKFIKDNFWKKIKETGKKIPFLKDVIAMYYCLLDENTSLSAKASIVLALLYFISPVDAIPDIILALGYTDDAGVIATTLLIIKSQLKPEHYAKANESLSNEKDS
- a CDS encoding efflux RND transporter permease subunit, yielding MQNIAKFITDKTLIIQFILVLFVLIGLSRLLSMHREAFPNVALDKIVIEAPLPGATPEEIERLVAIPIEKKLRAVAKIDKIRSYNLENVSVIMVFIVEGTKNTKKVLDDIKDAVDSVRLPDNAQKPKVREITTEKQEVISLALSLKEDSKDSIGDYRKLRDTAKAFEDRFFQIKEIAEIEKIGYRNREFLVEVNPHALNAKEVGLNTVLNALGSRNINIPSGRLKVNGTEYLLRTRGDFEEAKDMLFVPILGNELGFATVLKDVAKVVDGFEEEKTYEKLNGKNSIILRVWKTDQADIITTADTVKTLVSSMEGNFPEVETKIYDDKSRDVRRQLGDLILNFETGLVLVLLSLIFILGMRLSIMISVAIIFIFLISFIFLKQFGFTINTITIFGMVMVLGMMVDNSIVVAENTYRLMQEGMERRDAILQTFKDVLVPLLVSFLVISAAFFPLLFMSGVIGKFILGIPAVVLVTLASSLLFALVFLPNWLNKFLPKTYQGKIKKNETIEEKEGAFGYVISGYKRTMTFALKHRIFVLSIFTFIFFFTLFLAGRFLPFVMFPSGSEEDIEIKVWMPIGTTLQKNLEIIEKMEPAVTKMAGKDFVHLRSRIGIHENPITDPKPGQEVHRSHLTMKLVTAADRKEWEDARVLVKKIREYIQENKVSGNFPKEMIYDVNARIKGPPVGKPVSLEIRGADFDVIQEIADLYIKELKKMDGVSDIRIDLELGKEEYRFFVKDEIAGRTDVSARDIARSVRTAFNGEVASTISKGEDKINILVRFPEAERHSVSSLNLVKVENKNRRLIPLNQVAYFEKDRDYSMINRQDLQRVVRLEASVDTDKTTSLFVNRQLKNLVNVDKYAANAYSVIFGGEQEDAGKSFRDLGISMLLAVAVIFGIFIVFFNSVGTTTVIIGSIPFGIVGVLFALMTHGMPLSFMSTLAIVALSGSIVANTLILITFIEELRMQGMSIEDAIINGGAIRLRPIFLTTISTVIGLVPSAYGIPTLDPFVQPLSLAFGWGLFFATGVTLVFVPVLYRIKEDFKHIFSKISFSKLLRRS
- a CDS encoding PAS domain S-box protein, yielding MNPVTFIADKRELCEIVLEYGLHGFLVWDLSIGIVYPSPVASKSMGMTEDQSFPAECILTNSGIRLDTALGTKESIIGRICFDPNNSAGFPFRMYPKEFTESGKNYILLVLDTTIEGPNNANPHILQSTELSRDLFSSSFRNSSIGMEIENPHGEVIEVNSIFCQWLGYSASELKTKSISDITHPEDLELELSFLEKLNRGSIQSFQIKKRYITKDKHLIWAVLNKSIIRDHSGNPIYYLSQILDISESLQAEMELQNVSRLLDQVAGLAKIGGWDLDLRTNKASWTNVTKTIHEVEDDYIPSVEGGIQFFQSEESKRKISDAVSLLLAEGKEYDLELEMVTAKANQTWIRTIGRAEYENGKIVKIYGIIQDINERKKWEMALAAQTAILWSFVEHAPAAVAMLDQEMRYVALSQRWIEDYRIPLTKEEIIGKSHYEIFPNISQQWKDIHSRGLRGEVLKKDEDVWRPPGWEKDQVLQWEIRPWSQLGGGIGGILMFTRDITEAYETKLELKLAKEFAEKAYSAKSEFLANMSHEIRTPLNGIIGYSDLLAETLEDSSYNEYAQIVKQSAHALLNIVNDILDFSKAEAGKLQLAEEAYNLKKLVLEAIKIMNIQAIIKGLDIQFHIDENIPPLLMFDSNRLRQVILNLLGNAIKFTETGYVECNVKRLDISETNPVNLRISIKDTGIGIAKDSQEKIFDSFTQEDFSTTRRFGGTGLGLAICKQLLALMKSDLQLKSELNEGSEFYFDIQLRVPDFDPQLKLVESDTNDMKKGRNFQSSIDGTSKILVVEDNPVNLGLMKNFIKRILPEVKILEAQNGEEAIQVFLEEPLALILMDIQMPVMNGYDATKEIRKLPNGKNLPIIAVTAGIIAGEKEKCLGIGMNDYISKPVQKENLKQALLKWLDT